Proteins encoded by one window of Arachis ipaensis cultivar K30076 chromosome B04, Araip1.1, whole genome shotgun sequence:
- the LOC107636534 gene encoding uncharacterized protein LOC107636534 gives MDNDKASSKQDEASNKEEAVLSKQAQEKLKEKDDQPQNLRKGKQVIEEPSQGQKQVEKALTPPLPYPQRFNNETKDQHFPKFLEVFKKLEINIPLAEALEQMPLYAKFLKELINKKRNWHEKETIVLTQECSAVIQRGLPPKLKDSESFFLPCTIGNITIKRALCDLGASINLIPYSMMRKLCIEEVKPTQMSLELVDKSLVFPKGVIENLLVKVDKFIFPADFVIPDLGEEGSESIILGRPFLATARAIIDVEQGELTLRVHDESITLNVFPEAQHNEKKEKFMEANKEDL, from the coding sequence ATGGACAATGACAAAGCTAGCAGCAAGCAGGATGAAGCCAGCAACAAGGAAGAAGCTGTACTAAGCAagcaagctcaagagaagctgaAAGAAAAGGATGACCAGCCACAAAATCTAAGAAAAGGGAAGCAAGTAATAGAGGAACCATCTCAAGGACAGAagcaagtggagaaagctctCACACCTCCCttgccataccctcaaaggttcaacaatgAGACCAAGGATCAGCACTTTCCcaaattccttgaagtcttcaagaagttggagattaaTATCCCCCTGGCTGAAGCactagagcagatgcctctatatgcaaaattctTGAAAGAGCTCATCAATAAAAAGAGAAATTGGCATGAGAAGGAGACCATTGTGCTCACACAAGAGTGCAGTGCTGTAATTCAAAGAGGTCTCCCACCAAAACTTAAAGATTCTGAGAGCTTCTTCTTACCTTGCACTATTGGCAATATAACCATAAAAAGGGCActgtgtgacttaggggccagcattAATCTAATCCCTTATTCTATGATGAGAAAGCTATGCATAGAGGAGGTAAAGCCCACACAGATGTCACTAGAGCTCGTGGACAAATCATTGGTGTTTCCCAAAGGAGTAATTGAAAaccttttggtcaaggtggataagttcatattccctgcagactttgtgatcCCGGATCTAGGAGAAGAAGGGAGTGAATCTATtatcttgggaagaccattcttggccacagcaagggccatcatagATGTTGAACAAGGAGAGCTGACCCTAAGGGTACATGATGAAAGCATTACTTTGAATGTCTTTCCAGAAGCACAACAtaatgagaaaaaggaaaaattcaTGGAGGCTAACAAAGAAGACTTGTAG